ATCAAAGTCGTTGTTGCAAGACGAAAAAAACGTACTTTATTTGCCCTATATAGCTTCCCGAGATTGGCGTGCTTCGGCCCAAGCCATGACCCCGCTAAAGCATGCATTTGCGGGCGGCAATTACGACATGATATTCAGCACAGGTGCAGCAATAGCGGTTCCGGCTATGCTTGCTGCTGCAAAGATTGGTATGCGTCGATACTATCTTGAGAGCGTATCGAGATTCGACGGACCATCCCTCTCAGGAAAAATAGTTGCGCAAATTCCGGGGACGCGGGTATATACGCAACATGCTGGTTGGGCGGGAAAGCGTTGGAAATTGGGCCCTTCTGTCCTGGACGATTACTCATTGACTCCAAAAACTATTCCCGCAAAAGAAACGCTAAAAATTTTTGTAACCCTAGGAACTATAAGGCCGTACCGTTTCGATCGCGCCGTTGACGCCATTGAAAGTGCCTTTGGTCAGCATGAGATCGTCTGGCAGCTTGGTGCTACTAATCGAACCGATGTTCGTGGATTTGCGACGGAAATGATGGACGCCACCCAGTTCGACACACAGGTTGAGTGCTCTGATGTCGTTATAACGCATTCAGGCGTCGGCTCAGCGATGCGGATCATGGACTTAGGCAAGACTCCCGTGATGGTCACCAGATTGAAGAAGTTCGGCGAACACGTCGACGACCACCAGGAACAGATCACTCGCGAGCTAACTCGGAGAGGCCTGGCGCATGAGTTGAACCTTGAAATTCCTTCGACGAGCACGTTGGAGGCTGCTATGGCTTTCGCTACCGCGTCTGGACGAGTCCCGTCGGACAGTTTCTAAAGGCGAGTTGTACCCCACGGTTGCTCGCGGTGATCCACCTCTCACCCCTTAGGTTTTTCCGCATCGGCCGGACTAGTATAAAGCGACTGGATCAAGATGACCCTGAATAAACGTACGAGTAGTAGGAGCAAGCTCCAATTCAGTGACGGTTTGACACTGGTGAACGAGCCTGAGGGGAAGCCGGACGCCTTAAGTACGCTTTTGCTTCTGTCCCTCTGGGGGAGCCTATGCGCATATATCGCTTCTTATAACAATTCTTCATCCTTGGCTAGCGTGCTTTCTCTAGGAACCTCGGCGTTCTTTGGTGGACTTGTCTTCTTTGTCGCCCTCTTTCAGATGAAATTCGCTGCAGTGCTGTCTGTTCTTATTGGCGTCCTACTCAGCATTAGCGCTATCCTATATTTCGCAGGGTCTGCCGGAGAAACAGGCGCCCTGGTACGGTATTGTATCTCTCTAAGTGCATTGGGCGTTTTTTCATTTGCGCGAGTCCCGGATTGCCGCGCGACCGTGGCAATTGGTGCGGCTGTAATTGTGGCCTACGCCGCATTTGTTGCTTTGACGGCTGGTCCCCTCAGCTATTCAGGGGTAGTCAGGTTTACCCCATTCTTCGCGGGTGAGACCGCTGTTCATAGTTCATCTCTTACCATGGTTGCCTTAGTAATAATCCTCTGGTGCTCCCCATGGCGAATGAAGGTTAGAATCCCTCTCTGCATTGTCGGGACAATCCTTATAATTGGTTATGGTGTTACGACTGCTCTACTTATGCTGGCTATTTTCTTTGCTGCTAGGACTTTTGAGCACTACAACATAAGCTTGAAATGGATTGGTCTCGTTGCAGCGATATTACTTCCTTTAGGTGCAGCCTGGCGCGACAGTACACAGGTGGAGGGTGGTGACGTCGAGTCATTAGGAGTCGGTTCGCTTGGGTCTGGTCGTCTAGCTGCGTGGTTGGAACGTATTGAGATATTCATTCAAAGCGACATAGTAACGAAGGCTATCGGAGGTGGCGCGTACAGCGACTATCGCACTACTTCCCTTTGGTGGTGGAGCGAGAAGAGCGCCCACTCGGATGCAATGACCATCTTGATGGAGTTTGGACTCCTCGGAGTTGTAACTGTCGTGTGTTACTTCTGTTTTGTTTATCGGACCATAAATAACGTGGGTCGAGCGGTCTTGTTGGCCATTCTGGCTGGCATGGTACTGAGCAATGTCGTACTGGACCGACCGACAGTTGCTATGGTCTGGGGATTCGCTATCTACTGTGCCACGAGACACGGCGACAGGATTGATAGTCC
This genomic interval from Arthrobacter sp. zg-Y820 contains the following:
- a CDS encoding glycosyltransferase, translating into MGKKRARAVLAASTGGHLAQLHRLAPQLDIATDPLWVTFENEQSKSLLQDEKNVLYLPYIASRDWRASAQAMTPLKHAFAGGNYDMIFSTGAAIAVPAMLAAAKIGMRRYYLESVSRFDGPSLSGKIVAQIPGTRVYTQHAGWAGKRWKLGPSVLDDYSLTPKTIPAKETLKIFVTLGTIRPYRFDRAVDAIESAFGQHEIVWQLGATNRTDVRGFATEMMDATQFDTQVECSDVVITHSGVGSAMRIMDLGKTPVMVTRLKKFGEHVDDHQEQITRELTRRGLAHELNLEIPSTSTLEAAMAFATASGRVPSDSF